Genomic window (Enterobacteriaceae bacterium 4M9):
AGTGCCGCGTCCAGCGCGCGCTCAATATCGGCGTCCTCAAAAATCAGTACCGGCGATTTGCCGCCCAACTCCATTGAGAACTTTTTCAGTCCCGCGTTTTGCACAATTTTGCGCCCGGTGGCGGTGCCGCCGGTAAACGACACGGCGCGCACGTCGCGGTGGCGCACCAGCGCATCGCCCGCCGTCGCACCGTAGCCCTGCACCACGTTCAGCACCCCGGCCGGAATGCCCGCCTCCAGCGCCAGTTCGCCCAGCCGGTCAGCGGTCAGCGGCGAAAGCTCAGACATTTTCAGCACTGCGGTGTTGCCCAGAGCCAGGCACGGCGCGGTTTTCCAGGTGGCGGTCATAAACGGCACGTTCCACGGCGACACCAGCGCACACACGCCGACCGGTTGCAGCAGCGTGTAGTTGAGCATTTTGTCGTCCACCGGGTAGCTGCGCCCGTTCATCTGCTGGCAGATTTCGGCAAAAAACTCGAAGTTGTGTGAAGCACGCGGGATAAGTACGTTGCGCGTCTGGTGGATAGGAAGCCCGGTGTCGGCAGTTTCAAGTTCAGCAATTTCTGGCACATCGCGATCGATAAGTTCACCGAGGCGGCGCATCAGGCGGGCACGCTCTTTCATTGGCGTGTTGGCCCATTTCGGGAACGCGGCCTTTGCCGCCTCAACGGCATCGTTTATCGCTTTTTCGCCACCGCTGGCGACTTCAGCCAGCACGTCGCCATTGGCCGGGTTAACGGTGGTAAAGTAATCGTTCTCAGCGACATTTTTGCCGTTTATCCAGTGATTAATTCGTTTCATTCAGGCTTTCCTCATACTGTTTTTCGCTGACGATGTGGTTGGTAAGGCGACCCACGCCTTCAATTTCCACCACGACTTCATCGCCTGGGCGCACGTCCGCCAGCCCCTTCGGGGTGCCGGTCGCTATCATGTCGCCAGGTTGCAGCGTCATAAACTCACTGAGCCAACTGACCAGATAAGGCACGTCAAACACCATGTCGCGGGTATTACCGCTCTGGCGCAACTCGCCGTTAATAAACGTTTTTAGCGTAAGGTTGTGGGCATCCGGTACCTGCTCACGCGCCACCACGGTCGGGAGCAACGGCGTGAGCGTGTCGCGGCTTTTCACCCGCAGATTGGGACGGTAGTAGTTTTCGAGGTAATCACGCACCGCGTAGTCGTTGCAGACGGTGTAGCCCGCCACGTAATCAAGGGCGTCTTCGCGGCGCACGTTGCGCGCGGTTTTGCCTATCACCACCACCAGTTCACACTCGTAGTGCATATAGTCAACGCCGTCCGGGCGCACGCTGACGGCGTTATCCCCGGTAAGCGTGTTCGGTGCTTTGATAAACACCAGCGGTGAATCCGGTGCTTTGAAATCCAGCTCGCTTGCGTGGTCGGCGTAGTTCAGGCCAAGGGCAAACAGCGTCGGGTGTCCCTGCGGCTGCGTCTGCACCGGGGCGTCGTAACTGAAGTGGCTCACAAGCGGCGTTAAACCTGCGGCACGCACGGTCACCTCATCCCCCTCATTTACCGCCACGCGCTGTTGCGGTGTACCAAGTAAAATCACATCGCCTGGCTCAAGCGTTGCGAACTCGCTCAGTGCCGCCACCAGCTGTGGCGCGCTGCGGTGCAACTCGCGCGTATTCCAGCGCTGTTTTTCCACGCCGTTCACCTCGGTAATAATGTCGAGGTGATGCGCATCCTCCAGCGGGGCAACCTCACCCAGCGGGCAAAAACCGTCGCGGCATTTAGCCTGAATCGCCGGGCGATAGAAGCTCTCTTCAGCAAGACTCAGTTCGTTAGCCAGCGCGAAACCCGCAATATAATCCAGCGCGCGCGCCTCGCTTACCTTGCGCGCTTGCCTGCCGATAATCACCGCCAGTGTGCCGCCGCTGTACGTCTGCTCCCCCAGCGGCAGTGCAATAGTCTGGTGGTTTGCGCGATGGGTATTGCGCGGTTTGATAAACCACACCGGCGTTTTTGGCGGTGTCTGATACGGCGGTGCGTGAAAGGCCGCGTCCCAGGCAGCGGTTTGCGACGCATGATTTAGCGCAACGGCAAAGACGGTTCGTTTCATAACACTCCCATGTTCCGGGTATCCCGGACATCGATCATTAATATATTAATGAATAAGTAATAGATCGTTTTTTACATGACAGGCAAATAAATCCTTATGAAAATGTGATCGCTACAGCAAACGATGAGGCCTGAATATTAGTAAAACCCAACGGCAGAAGGCCGTCGCGGTGGTGTGCCGGGCGGCACACAAATCCAGATTATTAATATGAAAACAAAAGGAGATAAACGACCTGTCCTGCCCAATAAGAAGGCGGCCTCATGCCATGAGACGCTGCTTCATACCGGCTGGAATAAGAGGCAGGCCTGTTACAGGTGCTTACCCTTCACGTGTGGGATACAGCGCGTTTCGCTGCGCCGCCTGGCGAAACGCTCTCGGCGCACAACCCGTGACGCGACGAAAGAAGCGTGAAAAATAGGTCGCATCACTGAAGCCCATGTCCTCGGCGATTTGTGCAATGGTCAGGCTGGTATAAAGCAGGCTACGCCGCGCCTCCAGCAGCAGCCGCTGGTGCACTACGCCAAGCGCACTGCACCCATGAAACGCATGACACAGCGTATTGAGGTGCGTGCTGGACATGCACATTTCCCTGGCGTACCAGGCAATGGAGCGATGCTCACGATAGTGATTTTCCAGCAACTGGTTAAAGCGCTGCAACGTTACGCGGCGGCGCTCGCTAAGGCTGTCCGGCTGCGGCGTCTGTCCTTTCTGGCGGCTCAACCATACCAGCAGCGCCCCTAATAGCGAATGGATCATCATGTCCCGCGCCCCGTTATCAGCCCGGTACTCAACATGAAGTGTTTCAAATAAGGTGGCAATCCGCCAGGCCTCCTCCCCCATACGCAGGCAACTGGCACGACCCAGCACCGGCAGAGGCTGGCCAAACTGCTGCTCAAACTGTGCCAGCAGCGGAGCGGCAAGCGACAGCACCCAGCCTTCGGTGCCTGGCGCAAACGTATAGCCGTGGGCGCACAGCGCAGGCACCACCACCAGTGATGCCTCACGCAGGTGCTGCTGCACACCTTCAATCTCAAGGTGCGCCTCGCCACGGTACATATAAAGAAGCTGCACGATATCCGCGTGCTGATGCACACGAATACTCCAGCCGTACAGGCTGCTACGGCTGTGAATGGACTCGCAGTGCAGTAAATCCAGCGTCGGCCAGGGGGCGCCTTCGCCGTAAAGTTTGAACACCGGAATAGCACTGTGTACCGTCATCGCTGTCTCACTGCGTTTGCGCTACAGGGGCTTCGCTGTGTCGCGTCACTGGGTTGATAAACCGCAGTGTAGACCGTGCACGCCGGTTACGCTGTGGCGCATGTAACAACATTGTTACATCAGCACGCGCGCTAGCCGATTACGAACCACACTTTCAGCGCACCTCATCAAAAGGCAGACCGACGTAGTTCTCCGCAAGGGTAGTCAACCCGGCATGAGAGCCAAAATAGTAGTCACGCTCGGCCTGCTGGATGCGGGCATCAAAACGGCTGTGGTCGCTGAATTCGTGCAGCAGGCTTGTCATAAACCAGCTAAAACGCTCGCCCTTCCACACCCGGTGCAGCGCTATCTCCGAATAGGTCGCTAACAGTTCGGTGCGATTTTCGTGGTAGACCTTGCACAGGATGCGCCAGAGGTAATTGACATCTGATGCCGCGAGATTAAGCCCCTTAGCGCCAGTGGGCGGGACAATGTGCGCCGCATCGCCTACCAGAAACAAACGGCCATACTGCATGGGCTCCACCACAAAACTTCGCAGCGGCGCGATGCTTTTTTCCAGCGACGGACCGGTGGTGAGCCTGCCCGCCAGTTCCTCAGGCAGACGATTTTTCAGCTCGCCCCAGAAGCGTTCGTCAGACCAGTCCTCTGCCCGCTCACTCAGCGGCACCTGCAAATAATAGCGGCTGCGGGTAAGCGAACGCTGGCTACACAGCGCAAAGCCCCGCGCGTGGTGCACATACACCAGTTCCGGGTTGACCGGCGGTGTGTCGGCCAGCAGCCCCAGCCAGCCAAACGGATAGACGCGCTCATATTCGCGCACAATATCCTGTGGAATAGCCTGACGTGAAACACCGTGGAAGCCGTCACAGCCCGCCACGTAATCGCAGTCGATACGCCGGGTTTCGCCGCCCGCTTCAAACGTGACGAACGGCGCGTCGGATTTCAGTTCGTGCAGTTGTACGTTGCTCACGCCATAAATTGAGGGCGCACCCGTGCTGTGGCGGGCGTCCATCAGGTCGCGGGTCACTTCTGTCTGACCATACACCATCACGGTCTTGCCAGCGGTGAGTGCGCTGAGCGACAGCGGCACACGTCTGCCGTCAAAGACAAACTCCACGCCCTCATGCACGTGGCCTTCGGCTTCCATGCGCGCGCTAACGCCAGCCTCGCGCAAAAGCTGCACGGTGCCGCTCTCAAGTATCCCGGCGCGGATGCGCCCCAGCACATACTCCGGTGTCTGGCGTTCAAGAATGATGTTATCAATACCTGCACGCTGTAGCAGCTGCCCCAGCAGCAGGCCCGATGGCCCTGCACCAATAATGACAACCTGCGTTTTCATAATTGCCCCGCTGAATTTGTTATTAAATTGTTAATCACAAAACAGCATTTTTGACACACGCAGAGGGAAAAAGAAGGCCAGATCCACGGCAAAACCTGGACTTTTCGAAAACCGCACAGAAATGTGGCCGGGATCAACTTTCGGGCGGGCTATTTCATAAACGCCAGCGTACTGCTGGCAAGAAACGCCCGTTCCTCAGGCGTGCTGGTGCGACCGAGCAGTGCGTTACGATGGGGGAAGCGGCCAAAACGGTCAATAATGGCCTTGTGCTGACGCTCAGCGCGCAACGTTTGTCCGTTGCCAGCAAAATCAAACAGTTGTATGGCCTGCTGGTGCACCGCAGCTGATTCGGCGTGCATCAGCGGCATCAGAATAAAGTTGCGCCAGTTAGCGTCCTGCGGCGGGAACTCAGGCTGTTTAATGGCCTCCTGCGCAAGAGCCAATGCTTTATCATCCTGCGCCCAGGCGCGCGCATTGTTGCGCCACAGATTGCGTGAAAACTGATCCAGCACGAGGATTTCTGCCAGTCGCCCGTCCTGTGTCGCACGCCAGTGCGCCAGTGCGCCAGTGCGCCAGTGCGCCAGTTTGTCCTGGCAGGCTGCCTCCCAGACGTCCAGAAAGTACCAGCGAATTTGTGCGTCAACTCGCGAATCAGCAACAAACCACTGAGCCGGTTTCAACTCATCAAACCAGAAACGAATTACAACCTCATGTTTCATAAAACAATTATCCCTTTTGCCGACCGTTAATGCGTCCGGTGCATCAATGCTTGTTGAAAACGCACTTATAAAAAGTACCAATTTGCGCCAGTCTCAATGTTACAAAAATGTATGCACTTTGTGCATCAATAACAACCGGAGAACATCATGACCCAACCTGCCATGCCGTTAACCTCCACGAAGGCGAAGGTGCGCGCCATCCTGCGTGTCACTTCGGGCAACTTCCTGGAGCAGTTCGATTTCTTCCTATTTGGATTCTACGCGACACACATAGCACAGACCTTTTTCCCTGCCAGCAGCGACTTTGCCTCGCTGATGATGACCTTTGCGGTATTCGGTGCAGGCTTTCTAATGCGCCCACTCGGTGCCATTTTACTCGGTGGTTATATCGATAAAGTGGGCCGCCGCCGTGGGTTGATTATCACCCTGTCGATTATGGCAACCGGCACATTCCTGATAGCGCTGGTGCCAGGCTATGCCACTATCGGCCTGTGGGCTCCGGTGCTGGTGCTGATTGGCCGCCTGTTGCAGGGCTTCTCCGCTGGCGCAGAGCTGGGCGGTGTCTCGGTCTATCTGGCTGAAATTGCCACACCGGGTCGCCGGGGCTTTTATACCAGCTGGCAGTCGGGCAGCCAGCAGGTGGCGATTGTCGTGGCCGCCGCACTCGGCTTTGTCCTTAACGCGTGGCTGTCTGAAAGCGAGCTGGCAGCCTGGGGCTGGCGTATCCCGTTCCTGGTAGGCTGCATCATTGTGCCGTTTATCTTCTTTTTGCGCCGCCATCTGCAAGAGACCGAAGCGTTCGCCAACCGTAAGGAACGTCCAACGCTTAAGACCGTCGTAACCACACTTTACGCCAACCGTGGCGCCGTGGTGGCTGGGATGCTGATGGTGGCAATGACGACCACAGCGTTTTATTTGATTACCGTTTACGCTCCGACGTTTGGCAAAAAAGTGCTGATGCTAAGCGCCTCCGACAGCCTGCTGGTGACGCTGTTGGTTGCCGTCTCCAACTTTTTCTGGCTACCGATTGGCGGGGCGCTGTCTGACAGGTTTGGACGCAAAACGCTGCTGATGACCATGACGCTCCTGACCATCGCCACGGCCTGGCCTGCGATGTCGATGCTGGCGCAAAGCCCAAGCTTCAGCCATATGCTGATGGTACTGCTGTGGTTATCGTTCCTCTACGGCATGTACAACGGCGCGATGGTCCCGGCGCTGACCGAAATTATGCCGGCTGAAGTACGCGTAGCTGGCTTCTCGCTTGCCTACAGTCTGGCAACGGCGCTGTTTGGTGGTTTCACACCTGCCATCTCCACTGCGCTGATTCATTACACCGGTGATAAAGCCGCCCCCGCTTACTGGATGAGCTTTGCCGCGTTCTGCGCACTGTGCGCCACACTGTGGTTGTATCGCCGCAGCAGTGTGCACTGCACCACGACGGGAGAGGCGCATAATGCACAGGCGTAATCTGTTCTGGCCTGTTCTGCTGTGCGCCAGCGGTGTGCAGGCCGAACAATTAACCGTGTTTATTTCCGGCGGCTTCAATGCCGCCCTGGAAAAACTCGGCCCCGCTTTTGTTGCGCAGCACGGCGACACGCTGAAGATTGTGCGTGGTCCATCAATGGGTGACTCCGCTGAGGCAATCCCAAATCGGCTGGCGCGTGGCGAGCGTGCCGATGCGGTGATTATGGTGGGCTATGCCCTTGATGGGCTGATAAAACAGGGCCGCATCGTACCCGGTTCACGAGTGGAACTGGCCGATTCGCGCATCGGTGCCGTGGTACGCAAAGGCGAGAGCCGCCCGGATATCTCAAGCGTGGAGAACCTGAAAGCCACGCTGCTGCGTGCCAAATCTATTGCCTGGTCCGATAGCGCCAGCGGGCGCTATATTGAGGACAAAATGCTGACCCGACTGGGCATACAGCAAAGCCTGTCCGGCAAAGGCCACCGGGTAGAGCG
Coding sequences:
- the hpaE gene encoding 5-carboxymethyl-2-hydroxymuconate semialdehyde dehydrogenase; this encodes MKRINHWINGKNVAENDYFTTVNPANGDVLAEVASGGEKAINDAVEAAKAAFPKWANTPMKERARLMRRLGELIDRDVPEIAELETADTGLPIHQTRNVLIPRASHNFEFFAEICQQMNGRSYPVDDKMLNYTLLQPVGVCALVSPWNVPFMTATWKTAPCLALGNTAVLKMSELSPLTADRLGELALEAGIPAGVLNVVQGYGATAGDALVRHRDVRAVSFTGGTATGRKIVQNAGLKKFSMELGGKSPVLIFEDADIERALDAALFTIFSLNGERCTAGSRIFIQQSIYPEFVKRFAERANRLRVGDPTALDTQVGALISPQHWEKVSGYIRLGIEEGAQLLAGGPDKPQGLEHGNFLRPTVLADVDNRMRVAQEEIFGPVACLIPFKDEAEGLRLANDVEYGLASYIWTQDISKVMRLSRSIEAGMVFVNTQNVRDLRQPFGGVKASGTGREGGEYSFEVFAELKNVCISFGDHPIPKWGV
- a CDS encoding 4-hydroxyphenylacetate degradation protein, with amino-acid sequence MKRTVFAVALNHASQTAAWDAAFHAPPYQTPPKTPVWFIKPRNTHRANHQTIALPLGEQTYSGGTLAVIIGRQARKVSEARALDYIAGFALANELSLAEESFYRPAIQAKCRDGFCPLGEVAPLEDAHHLDIITEVNGVEKQRWNTRELHRSAPQLVAALSEFATLEPGDVILLGTPQQRVAVNEGDEVTVRAAGLTPLVSHFSYDAPVQTQPQGHPTLFALGLNYADHASELDFKAPDSPLVFIKAPNTLTGDNAVSVRPDGVDYMHYECELVVVIGKTARNVRREDALDYVAGYTVCNDYAVRDYLENYYRPNLRVKSRDTLTPLLPTVVAREQVPDAHNLTLKTFINGELRQSGNTRDMVFDVPYLVSWLSEFMTLQPGDMIATGTPKGLADVRPGDEVVVEIEGVGRLTNHIVSEKQYEESLNETN
- a CDS encoding helix-turn-helix domain-containing protein, encoding MTVHSAIPVFKLYGEGAPWPTLDLLHCESIHSRSSLYGWSIRVHQHADIVQLLYMYRGEAHLEIEGVQQHLREASLVVVPALCAHGYTFAPGTEGWVLSLAAPLLAQFEQQFGQPLPVLGRASCLRMGEEAWRIATLFETLHVEYRADNGARDMMIHSLLGALLVWLSRQKGQTPQPDSLSERRRVTLQRFNQLLENHYREHRSIAWYAREMCMSSTHLNTLCHAFHGCSALGVVHQRLLLEARRSLLYTSLTIAQIAEDMGFSDATYFSRFFRRVTGCAPRAFRQAAQRNALYPTREG
- the pobA gene encoding 4-hydroxybenzoate 3-monooxygenase, coding for MKTQVVIIGAGPSGLLLGQLLQRAGIDNIILERQTPEYVLGRIRAGILESGTVQLLREAGVSARMEAEGHVHEGVEFVFDGRRVPLSLSALTAGKTVMVYGQTEVTRDLMDARHSTGAPSIYGVSNVQLHELKSDAPFVTFEAGGETRRIDCDYVAGCDGFHGVSRQAIPQDIVREYERVYPFGWLGLLADTPPVNPELVYVHHARGFALCSQRSLTRSRYYLQVPLSERAEDWSDERFWGELKNRLPEELAGRLTTGPSLEKSIAPLRSFVVEPMQYGRLFLVGDAAHIVPPTGAKGLNLAASDVNYLWRILCKVYHENRTELLATYSEIALHRVWKGERFSWFMTSLLHEFSDHSRFDARIQQAERDYYFGSHAGLTTLAENYVGLPFDEVR
- a CDS encoding DUF924 domain-containing protein, giving the protein MKHEVVIRFWFDELKPAQWFVADSRVDAQIRWYFLDVWEAACQDKLAHWRTGALAHWRATQDGRLAEILVLDQFSRNLWRNNARAWAQDDKALALAQEAIKQPEFPPQDANWRNFILMPLMHAESAAVHQQAIQLFDFAGNGQTLRAERQHKAIIDRFGRFPHRNALLGRTSTPEERAFLASSTLAFMK
- a CDS encoding MFS transporter; translated protein: MTQPAMPLTSTKAKVRAILRVTSGNFLEQFDFFLFGFYATHIAQTFFPASSDFASLMMTFAVFGAGFLMRPLGAILLGGYIDKVGRRRGLIITLSIMATGTFLIALVPGYATIGLWAPVLVLIGRLLQGFSAGAELGGVSVYLAEIATPGRRGFYTSWQSGSQQVAIVVAAALGFVLNAWLSESELAAWGWRIPFLVGCIIVPFIFFLRRHLQETEAFANRKERPTLKTVVTTLYANRGAVVAGMLMVAMTTTAFYLITVYAPTFGKKVLMLSASDSLLVTLLVAVSNFFWLPIGGALSDRFGRKTLLMTMTLLTIATAWPAMSMLAQSPSFSHMLMVLLWLSFLYGMYNGAMVPALTEIMPAEVRVAGFSLAYSLATALFGGFTPAISTALIHYTGDKAAPAYWMSFAAFCALCATLWLYRRSSVHCTTTGEAHNAQA
- a CDS encoding ABC transporter substrate-binding protein, whose product is MHRRNLFWPVLLCASGVQAEQLTVFISGGFNAALEKLGPAFVAQHGDTLKIVRGPSMGDSAEAIPNRLARGERADAVIMVGYALDGLIKQGRIVPGSRVELADSRIGAVVRKGESRPDISSVENLKATLLRAKSIAWSDSASGRYIEDKMLTRLGIQQSLSGKGHRVERDPVGEAVAKGKYEIGFQQVSELLPVQGVTFIGKIPEQLQSVTRFAGAVPEGSTHQQKARDLLNYLASQGVQIQVRATGLDSIAAS